The Streptomyces aurantiacus genome includes a region encoding these proteins:
- a CDS encoding cytochrome P450 family protein, which yields MDSTAAEPSNSAPGTSGAPHRLDPAGGCPHADNARLLAQGAVAAVVLPGEVDGMAVLGHEALKEFLAHPQVAKGAEHFTALREGRTAAGWPLATFATVRGMTTADGDDHRRLRSLVSKAFTARRVEELRPRIEELTASLLDDLQQAAEDGGGVADLRAHFALPLPMGVIGELLGVDAEYCDRLHLLSNQVVATDMGPDRVLAANRELVAVLGEVVAARTGRPGDDLTSALIAARDEGGERLTHEELIGTLILMIIAGHETTLNLITNAVRALCGHRDQLERVTRGEAAWADAVEETLRWDAPVRYFPFRYPVADLTVDGTVIPRGTPVLAGYSAAGRDPAAHGPDADRFDVTRPGRAGTTRHLSLGHGAHYCLGAPLARMESAIALERLFARFPDLHLATREADLSRHSSFVGNSVRALPVRVSRRR from the coding sequence GGTCGTCCTGCCCGGCGAGGTGGACGGCATGGCCGTGCTGGGCCACGAGGCGCTGAAGGAGTTCCTCGCACATCCCCAAGTCGCCAAGGGTGCAGAGCACTTCACGGCACTGCGGGAGGGCCGCACAGCCGCCGGGTGGCCGCTGGCGACCTTCGCGACCGTACGGGGGATGACGACCGCGGACGGCGACGACCACCGGCGGCTGCGCTCACTGGTCAGCAAGGCGTTCACGGCCCGCCGGGTGGAAGAACTGCGGCCGCGCATCGAGGAGTTGACGGCCAGTCTGCTCGACGACCTGCAGCAGGCGGCCGAGGACGGCGGGGGAGTCGCCGACCTGCGCGCGCACTTCGCACTGCCGCTGCCGATGGGAGTCATCGGGGAACTGCTCGGTGTGGACGCCGAGTACTGCGACCGGCTCCACCTCCTCTCGAACCAGGTCGTCGCCACGGACATGGGCCCGGACCGGGTCCTCGCCGCCAACCGGGAACTGGTGGCCGTGCTGGGCGAGGTCGTCGCGGCCAGGACCGGGCGGCCGGGCGACGACCTCACCAGCGCCCTGATCGCCGCCCGAGACGAGGGCGGTGAGCGGCTCACCCACGAGGAGCTCATCGGCACCCTGATACTGATGATCATCGCCGGGCACGAGACGACGCTGAACCTCATCACCAACGCCGTGCGCGCCCTGTGCGGCCACCGCGACCAGCTGGAGAGGGTCACGCGCGGCGAGGCGGCCTGGGCCGACGCCGTCGAGGAGACGCTGCGCTGGGACGCGCCCGTCAGATACTTCCCCTTCCGCTACCCGGTCGCGGACCTGACGGTCGACGGCACCGTCATCCCCCGGGGCACGCCCGTCCTCGCCGGCTACTCGGCCGCGGGCCGTGACCCGGCCGCGCACGGCCCCGACGCCGACCGCTTCGACGTCACCAGGCCCGGCAGGGCCGGGACCACCCGGCATCTGTCCCTCGGCCATGGCGCCCACTACTGCCTCGGCGCCCCTCTGGCCCGTATGGAGTCCGCCATCGCCCTGGAGAGGCTGTTCGCGCGCTTCCCCGACCTCCACCTCGCCACGCGGGAGGCGGACCTGTCCCGCCACTCCAGCTTCGTGGGCAACAGCGTCCGGGCGCTTCCCGTACGGGTGTCACGACGGAGGTGA
- a CDS encoding SgcJ/EcaC family oxidoreductase: MKYMLLVRGEDSDDPAAGEPVGLWAAEQGARGVRLHGHRLRPSTETVTVRVRDGEVLRTDGPFAETKEIVGGFDVLECRDLDEALEVAARHPGAADGSVEVRGLWDDEDAETRIRRIDAELTAAARERDAGRMAACYAPDAEVFHPMSGLEQRGADAFRTAQEWWFSTVSGPVDREVVEFRVRVDESVAFSHALVRMRATLTDGEPLDSTLRVTTGYRAAGDRWRIVHQHMSVPFDAGITGIAGNEEDRS; encoded by the coding sequence ATGAAGTACATGCTGCTGGTCCGCGGCGAAGACTCCGACGATCCCGCGGCCGGGGAACCCGTCGGACTCTGGGCCGCGGAGCAGGGAGCGCGCGGGGTACGGCTGCACGGTCACCGGCTGCGGCCCTCCACCGAGACGGTCACCGTCCGGGTGCGTGACGGCGAAGTGCTGCGTACCGACGGTCCGTTCGCGGAGACCAAGGAGATCGTCGGCGGTTTCGACGTCCTGGAGTGCCGCGACCTGGACGAGGCGCTGGAGGTCGCCGCGAGGCATCCCGGAGCCGCTGACGGCTCGGTGGAGGTGCGGGGCCTGTGGGACGACGAGGACGCCGAGACGCGGATCCGCCGCATCGACGCGGAGCTGACCGCGGCCGCCCGGGAGCGGGACGCCGGGCGGATGGCCGCCTGCTACGCGCCGGACGCGGAGGTGTTCCACCCCATGAGCGGTCTGGAGCAGCGGGGAGCCGACGCCTTCCGCACGGCACAGGAGTGGTGGTTCTCGACCGTGAGCGGCCCGGTGGACCGCGAGGTCGTCGAGTTCCGGGTGCGGGTGGACGAGAGCGTCGCGTTCAGTCACGCGCTCGTCCGGATGCGGGCCACGCTCACGGACGGTGAGCCGCTGGACAGCACGCTCCGGGTCACCACCGGCTACCGTGCCGCGGGTGACCGGTGGAGGATCGTCCACCAGCACATGTCCGTCCCGTTCGACGCGGGCATCACGGGAATCGCCGGAAACGAGGAGGACCGGTCATGA
- a CDS encoding YciI family protein — protein sequence MRYVLFICTPVGGDEPSPEEIADDPGFTSYIDHVRSSGVVKGGARLRPASDATTVRVQGDEVLLSDGPFVESKEYVAGFDIIEVADLDEAIALASRHPAALGGGSVEVRPVWV from the coding sequence ATGAGGTACGTGCTGTTCATCTGCACCCCTGTGGGCGGCGACGAGCCGAGCCCCGAGGAGATCGCCGACGACCCGGGCTTCACCTCGTACATCGACCATGTGCGCAGCAGCGGAGTGGTGAAGGGCGGCGCGCGGCTGCGGCCGGCCTCCGACGCCACCACCGTGCGAGTCCAGGGCGACGAAGTACTGCTCAGCGACGGCCCGTTCGTGGAGTCCAAGGAGTACGTCGCGGGCTTCGACATCATCGAGGTCGCCGACCTCGACGAGGCCATCGCACTGGCGTCCAGGCATCCCGCCGCACTCGGCGGCGGCTCGGTGGAGGTGCGGCCGGTCTGGGTGTGA
- a CDS encoding RNA polymerase sigma factor, whose translation MNHGEAADRTEEAVATAFRDEWGQVVATLIRVTGDWDLAEECAQDAFAQALDRWRRDGVPRRPGAWLTTTARNRALDVLRRRAVGASKLREVAVLARDGDSSDGYGPHIGDGSGVTDDRLRLIFTCCHPALPIEARVALTLRTLAGLTTPEIARAFLVPEATMAQRLVRAKRKIRNAGIPYRVPPAHLLPERTTGVLGVVYLLFNEGYAATSGADLLRTNLCVEAVRLARVLARLMPDEPEVLGLLALLLLHDSRRGTRVDAAGELVTLEDQDRTAWDRAEIDEGAALLEGALRRGRPGPYQIQAAIAACHTTAATAEETDWADIAALYGELARRVPSPVVRLNLAVAVGMAEGHEAGLDLVAELEVSGDLAGYHLLPATRADLLRRSGRMDEAAEAYGTALELVENDAERRFLRKRLAQCRSA comes from the coding sequence GTGAACCACGGCGAGGCGGCGGACCGCACGGAGGAGGCCGTCGCCACCGCATTCCGCGATGAATGGGGCCAGGTCGTCGCCACCCTGATCCGGGTGACCGGCGACTGGGACCTCGCCGAGGAGTGCGCACAGGACGCCTTCGCCCAGGCCCTCGACCGGTGGCGCCGGGACGGCGTGCCGCGCCGCCCGGGCGCCTGGCTGACCACGACTGCGCGCAACCGTGCCCTGGACGTGCTGCGCCGGAGAGCGGTGGGGGCGTCGAAACTGCGGGAGGTGGCGGTGCTGGCACGGGACGGCGACTCGTCCGACGGGTACGGCCCGCACATCGGCGACGGCAGCGGTGTCACGGACGACCGGCTGCGGCTGATCTTCACCTGCTGTCATCCGGCGCTGCCCATCGAAGCCAGGGTCGCCCTCACCCTGCGTACCCTCGCGGGGCTCACCACGCCCGAGATCGCCCGCGCGTTCCTCGTCCCCGAGGCGACGATGGCGCAACGCCTCGTGCGGGCCAAACGCAAGATCCGCAACGCCGGCATCCCGTACCGGGTGCCGCCCGCGCACCTGCTGCCCGAACGCACGACGGGGGTCCTGGGCGTGGTGTATCTGCTCTTCAACGAGGGGTACGCGGCGACGTCCGGCGCCGACCTGCTGCGTACGAACCTCTGCGTGGAGGCCGTCCGGCTGGCCCGGGTGCTGGCCCGTCTCATGCCCGACGAGCCCGAGGTGCTCGGTCTGCTCGCGCTGCTCCTGCTGCACGACTCCCGGCGCGGCACACGCGTGGACGCGGCCGGAGAGCTGGTCACACTGGAGGACCAGGACCGCACGGCATGGGACCGGGCGGAGATCGACGAGGGCGCCGCCCTGCTGGAGGGCGCCCTGCGCCGGGGGCGGCCCGGCCCCTACCAGATCCAGGCCGCCATCGCGGCCTGCCACACCACGGCGGCCACGGCCGAGGAGACGGACTGGGCCGACATCGCCGCGCTGTACGGGGAGTTGGCGCGCCGCGTCCCGTCGCCCGTGGTGCGCCTCAACCTCGCGGTGGCCGTCGGCATGGCCGAGGGCCACGAGGCAGGACTGGACCTCGTCGCGGAGCTGGAGGTGTCCGGGGACCTGGCGGGGTACCACCTGCTGCCCGCCACGCGTGCGGACCTCCTGCGGCGCTCGGGACGCATGGACGAGGCCGCCGAGGCGTACGGGACGGCGCTGGAGCTGGTGGAGAACGACGCCGAGCGCCGCTTTCTGCGAAAGCGGCTCGCGCAGTGTCGATCGGCTTAG
- a CDS encoding alpha-amylase family glycosyl hydrolase: MTSFRPAPAWLADAVFYQIYPQSFADSNGDGIGDFDGIAERLDHLSWLGVNTVWLNPCFVSPFGDAGYDVADYLNVAPRYGTNDDLAKLVDRAGRRGIRVLLDLVAGHTSDRHPWFTASANDPDDHRYIWAPQGGTDGFVASPGSRPGAYLPNFFAFQPALNFGYARESPDEPWRQPVDAEGPRANREALRTIMDHWLGLGLSGFRVDMASSLVKDDPGKAETSRIWTELRHWLDRTHPEAVLLSEWGEPEISIPAGFHTDFFLQFGGPADGLALRSLWSNGSGTVNLEWDPLDCFFDASGKGSPRPFVEAWQQASTALGSSGFISLPTSNHDFSRLNCGPRSADQLPAAFVFQLTWPTLPAIYYGDEIGMRYVPGLPDTEGSVLGPRYNRAGSRTPMQWDDGPNAGFSTSEHPYLPVDPAPDRPTVAAQRADDTSLLHLVHRLIALRTATPELGPDGSVEVVHAGYPFVYVRGGRYLVIVNPQQGQASCPLGNIRPGRALEVSGVGADGGTITAEAFGYGIFELPG; the protein is encoded by the coding sequence ATGACCTCCTTCCGACCCGCTCCCGCCTGGCTGGCCGACGCCGTGTTCTACCAGATCTACCCGCAGTCGTTCGCGGACTCGAACGGCGACGGGATCGGCGACTTCGACGGCATCGCCGAGCGGCTGGATCACCTGTCCTGGCTCGGGGTGAACACGGTCTGGCTCAATCCGTGCTTCGTCTCCCCCTTCGGGGACGCCGGATACGACGTCGCCGACTACCTGAACGTGGCGCCCCGCTACGGCACCAACGACGACCTGGCGAAGCTCGTCGACCGGGCCGGCCGCCGCGGTATCCGCGTACTCCTCGACCTGGTCGCGGGGCACACCTCCGACCGGCACCCGTGGTTCACCGCATCGGCCAACGACCCCGACGACCACCGCTACATCTGGGCACCCCAGGGCGGCACGGACGGCTTCGTGGCCTCGCCGGGCAGCCGGCCCGGGGCGTACCTGCCGAACTTCTTCGCCTTCCAGCCCGCCCTCAACTTCGGTTACGCGCGCGAGAGTCCGGACGAGCCGTGGCGTCAGCCGGTGGACGCGGAGGGCCCCCGCGCCAACCGCGAGGCGCTGCGCACGATCATGGACCACTGGCTGGGCCTCGGGCTGTCGGGCTTCCGTGTCGACATGGCCTCGTCGCTCGTCAAGGACGACCCGGGCAAGGCCGAGACGAGCCGGATCTGGACGGAGCTGCGACACTGGCTGGACCGCACGCACCCGGAGGCGGTGCTGCTCTCGGAGTGGGGCGAGCCGGAGATCTCCATCCCGGCCGGGTTCCACACGGACTTCTTCCTCCAGTTCGGCGGACCCGCCGACGGCCTCGCGCTGCGCTCGCTGTGGAGCAACGGCTCCGGGACCGTCAACCTCGAATGGGACCCGCTCGACTGCTTCTTCGACGCGAGCGGCAAGGGCTCACCGCGACCCTTCGTCGAGGCCTGGCAGCAGGCGTCGACGGCTCTCGGCAGCAGCGGCTTCATCTCCCTGCCCACGTCCAACCACGACTTCTCCCGCCTCAACTGCGGCCCCCGCTCGGCCGATCAGCTCCCGGCCGCCTTCGTCTTCCAGCTGACGTGGCCCACCCTGCCCGCCATCTACTACGGCGACGAGATCGGCATGCGGTACGTCCCCGGACTCCCGGACACCGAGGGCAGCGTGCTCGGTCCCCGCTACAACCGCGCCGGCTCCCGCACACCGATGCAGTGGGACGACGGCCCGAACGCCGGGTTCTCGACGTCCGAGCACCCCTATCTCCCGGTCGACCCCGCCCCCGACCGCCCCACCGTCGCCGCCCAGCGCGCCGACGACACCTCTCTCCTCCATCTGGTGCACCGTCTCATCGCGCTGCGCACCGCGACTCCCGAACTCGGGCCGGACGGCTCGGTGGAGGTGGTGCACGCGGGCTACCCCTTCGTGTACGTGCGCGGCGGGCGGTATCTCGTCATCGTCAACCCCCAGCAGGGTCAGGCGAGTTGCCCCCTCGGGAACATCAGGCCCGGCCGGGCTCTCGAAGTGTCCGGCGTCGGCGCCGACGGCGGGACGATCACCGCCGAGGCGTTCGGGTACGGGATCTTCGAGCTGCCCGGGTAA
- a CDS encoding class I SAM-dependent methyltransferase: MFTPQGPTFRELAVQALSSVEHGYDLLAPKFDHTPFRTPDPFLRSAARVLGGIGPFDRGLDLCCGTGAGMGVLRTVCRERVTGIDISAGMLAVAREGARPGGPSATWVRGDARALPFGPAFDLVVSFGAFGHFLPRELPGLFTQVRSVLRPGGRFAFPIVAPARPGSRGYWAMLGFDAAMRVRNAVWRPPFVMYYREFRLGDVRRELVRAGFAVELYALPEFGRRSDGSPRCRMVVATGPGARIT; this comes from the coding sequence ATGTTCACCCCGCAAGGCCCCACGTTCCGCGAACTCGCCGTGCAGGCGCTGTCGTCCGTCGAGCACGGCTACGACCTGCTCGCACCGAAGTTCGACCACACCCCGTTCCGGACCCCGGACCCGTTCCTCCGGTCCGCGGCTCGGGTCCTCGGGGGAATCGGGCCGTTCGACAGGGGGCTCGACCTGTGCTGCGGCACCGGTGCGGGCATGGGCGTGCTGCGGACGGTCTGCCGGGAGCGCGTCACCGGCATCGACATCAGCGCGGGCATGCTCGCGGTGGCGAGGGAAGGCGCGCGCCCCGGCGGGCCCTCCGCCACATGGGTGCGCGGGGACGCACGCGCCCTGCCGTTCGGCCCGGCCTTCGACCTGGTGGTGAGCTTCGGGGCGTTCGGGCACTTCCTGCCCAGGGAACTGCCGGGACTGTTCACGCAGGTCCGCTCGGTGCTCCGGCCCGGCGGGCGGTTCGCCTTCCCGATCGTGGCTCCGGCCCGCCCCGGGTCACGCGGCTACTGGGCCATGCTCGGATTCGACGCGGCGATGCGGGTGCGGAACGCGGTGTGGCGCCCGCCGTTCGTCATGTACTACCGGGAGTTCCGGCTCGGCGACGTACGCCGGGAACTGGTCCGCGCCGGCTTCGCGGTCGAGCTGTACGCCCTGCCCGAGTTCGGCCGCAGGAGCGACGGCAGCCCGCGCTGCCGCATGGTGGTGGCCACCGGCCCGGGCGCACGGATCACCTGA
- the kdpF gene encoding K(+)-transporting ATPase subunit F produces the protein MSAENIVGLIVAVALLGYLVLALVFPERF, from the coding sequence GTGAGCGCCGAAAACATCGTCGGCCTGATCGTGGCCGTCGCCCTGCTGGGCTATCTCGTCCTCGCCCTCGTGTTCCCGGAGAGGTTCTGA
- the kdpA gene encoding potassium-transporting ATPase subunit KdpA produces MSPVLAGVLQLLALAAALALAHRPLGDHMARVYSSDKHLRVEKWIYKGIGADPDTEMRWPAYLRGVLAFSAVGVVFLYLLQRLQGSLPGSLGFSSIDPDQAFNTAASFVSNTNWQSYYGEQAMGHVVQTGGLAVQNFVSAAVGIAVAVALVRGFSLSRSRLLPSGGAPAHTGELGNFWADLVRGTVRILLPLSVVAALVLVACGAIQNFAGIHEVGQFTGGPQQWNGGAVASQEAIKELGTNGGGYFNANSAHPFENPSAFSNLFEVFLLLVIPFSLTRTFGRMVGSLKQGYAILATMATIWIGFIALMMWTEFAHHGPAFDIAGGAMEGKETRIGVGASSIFAVSTTLTSTGAVDSSHSSFTGFGGGIAMLGMQLGEIAPGGTGSGLYGMLVMAIIAVFIAGLMVGRTPEYLGRKIGTREIKFAACYILVTPTLVLVFTAAAMALPTPGNSMTNSGAHGFSEILYAYSSAANNNGSAFAGLNADTQWFNSTLGLAMLLGRFLPMVFVLALAGSLAEQKPVPATAGTLRTEKPLFAGLLVGAILIITGLTYFPALALGPLAEGLAS; encoded by the coding sequence ATGAGCCCCGTCCTCGCCGGTGTGCTCCAGCTGCTCGCTCTGGCAGCGGCACTGGCTCTCGCCCATCGCCCCCTCGGCGACCACATGGCCCGGGTCTACTCCTCCGACAAGCACCTGCGCGTCGAGAAGTGGATCTACAAGGGCATAGGTGCCGACCCGGACACCGAGATGCGCTGGCCCGCCTACCTGCGCGGAGTCCTCGCCTTCTCCGCGGTCGGTGTCGTTTTCCTGTACCTGCTGCAGCGCCTCCAGGGCAGCCTGCCCGGCTCGCTCGGGTTCTCCTCCATCGACCCGGACCAGGCGTTCAACACCGCTGCCTCCTTCGTGTCGAACACCAACTGGCAGTCGTACTACGGCGAGCAGGCCATGGGCCACGTCGTGCAGACCGGTGGCCTCGCGGTGCAGAACTTCGTCTCGGCGGCCGTCGGCATCGCGGTGGCCGTCGCGCTCGTACGCGGCTTCTCCCTCTCCCGCTCACGGCTTCTTCCGAGCGGTGGCGCCCCCGCCCACACCGGTGAACTCGGCAACTTCTGGGCCGACCTGGTCCGCGGCACCGTCCGTATCCTGCTGCCGCTGTCCGTCGTCGCGGCCCTCGTCCTCGTGGCGTGCGGCGCGATCCAGAACTTCGCAGGCATCCACGAGGTCGGCCAGTTCACGGGCGGTCCGCAGCAGTGGAACGGCGGTGCGGTGGCCTCGCAGGAGGCGATCAAGGAGCTGGGCACCAACGGCGGCGGCTACTTCAACGCCAACTCCGCCCACCCCTTCGAGAACCCCAGCGCGTTCTCCAACCTCTTCGAGGTCTTCCTGCTGCTGGTGATCCCCTTCTCGTTGACCCGGACGTTCGGCCGGATGGTCGGCAGTCTGAAGCAGGGATACGCGATCCTCGCCACGATGGCCACCATCTGGATCGGCTTCATCGCCCTGATGATGTGGACCGAGTTCGCCCACCACGGTCCGGCGTTCGACATCGCCGGCGGAGCGATGGAGGGCAAGGAGACCCGTATCGGCGTCGGTGCCTCGTCGATCTTCGCGGTGTCGACCACCCTCACCTCGACCGGCGCGGTGGACTCCTCCCACTCCTCGTTCACCGGTTTCGGCGGCGGTATCGCCATGCTGGGCATGCAACTCGGCGAGATCGCGCCCGGCGGCACCGGCTCCGGCCTCTACGGCATGCTCGTCATGGCGATCATCGCGGTGTTCATCGCCGGACTGATGGTCGGCCGCACACCCGAGTACCTCGGCAGGAAGATCGGCACCCGTGAGATCAAGTTCGCGGCCTGCTACATCCTCGTCACCCCGACGCTGGTACTCGTCTTCACCGCCGCGGCGATGGCCCTGCCGACCCCCGGCAACTCGATGACCAACAGCGGGGCACACGGCTTCTCCGAGATCCTCTACGCGTACTCGTCGGCCGCGAACAACAACGGTTCGGCCTTCGCGGGGCTGAACGCGGACACGCAGTGGTTCAACAGCACGCTGGGGCTCGCGATGCTGCTCGGCCGTTTCCTGCCGATGGTGTTCGTCCTCGCCCTGGCCGGTTCGCTCGCCGAGCAGAAGCCGGTGCCCGCGACCGCGGGCACGCTGCGCACCGAGAAGCCGCTCTTCGCCGGGCTGTTGGTGGGCGCGATCCTGATCATCACCGGTCTGACCTACTTTCCGGCGCTGGCGCTCGGGCCGCTGGCCGAAGGGCTGGCGTCATGA
- the kdpB gene encoding potassium-transporting ATPase subunit KdpB, protein MSTATPTRAPHSEASPGHKDPKRVGAGLFDPKQLVRSLPDALRKLDPRVMVKSPVMFVVLVGSVLTTVFSFRAPGDWFGWAISAWLWLTVIFANLAEAVAEGRGKAQADTLRRARTDTVARRLVGDREEQVAGTGLRVGDLVVCEAGDVIPGDGDVVEGVASVDESAITGESAPVIRESGGDRSAVTGGTKVLSDRVVIKITTKPGETFIDRMISLVEGAARQKTPNEIALNILLASLTIVFLLAVATLPPFADYAGTRLSMVVLVALLVCLIPTTIGALLSAIGIAGMDRLVQRNVLAVSGRAVEAAGDVSTLLLDKTGTITLGNRQAAEFVPVSGTTETDLADATQLSSLADETPEGRSVVVLAKERYGLRERHQGELSGARWIAFTAQTRMSGVDVDGRRIRKGAAGSVIAWVRERGGTVAEDAGTLADRISEAGGTPLLVAVEDAEGARVLGVIHLKDVVKEGMRERFGELRRMGIRTVMITGDNPLTAKAIAEEAGVDDFLAEATPEDKMALIKREQAGGRLVAMTGDGTNDAPALAQADVGVAMNTGTSAAKEAGNMVDLDSNPTKLIEIVGIGKQLLITRGALTTFSIANDVAKYFAIIPALFAAVYPGLDRLNIMRLSSPDSAILSAVVFNALIIVVLVPLALRGVRYRPMSADRMLRRNLSVYGLGGLIAPFVGIKAIDLVISLIPGV, encoded by the coding sequence ATGTCCACAGCCACCCCGACCCGGGCGCCGCACAGTGAGGCATCGCCCGGCCACAAGGACCCAAAGCGCGTCGGTGCGGGCCTGTTCGACCCGAAGCAGCTGGTCAGGTCGCTACCGGACGCCCTGCGCAAGCTCGACCCGCGGGTGATGGTCAAGTCACCCGTGATGTTCGTGGTGTTGGTGGGATCGGTTCTGACGACCGTGTTCTCCTTCAGGGCTCCGGGTGACTGGTTCGGCTGGGCGATCAGCGCCTGGCTCTGGCTCACCGTGATCTTCGCCAACCTGGCGGAGGCGGTGGCCGAGGGCCGTGGCAAGGCGCAGGCGGACACGCTGCGCAGGGCGAGGACGGACACCGTGGCCCGGCGGCTCGTGGGCGACCGCGAGGAGCAGGTGGCCGGCACCGGGCTGCGCGTCGGCGACCTGGTGGTGTGCGAGGCCGGCGACGTCATTCCCGGCGACGGTGACGTCGTCGAGGGCGTGGCGTCCGTCGACGAGTCGGCGATCACCGGCGAGTCCGCGCCGGTCATCCGCGAGTCCGGCGGCGACCGGTCCGCGGTCACCGGGGGCACGAAGGTGCTGTCCGACCGCGTCGTCATCAAGATCACGACGAAGCCCGGTGAGACCTTCATCGACCGCATGATCAGCCTTGTCGAGGGTGCCGCGCGTCAGAAGACGCCCAACGAGATCGCGCTGAACATCCTGCTCGCGTCCCTCACGATCGTCTTCCTGCTCGCGGTGGCCACCCTGCCACCTTTCGCGGACTACGCGGGCACGCGGCTGAGCATGGTCGTGCTGGTGGCTCTCCTGGTCTGCCTGATCCCGACCACGATCGGCGCGCTGCTCTCCGCGATCGGTATCGCCGGCATGGACCGGCTGGTGCAGCGCAACGTACTCGCCGTGTCGGGCCGGGCCGTCGAGGCCGCGGGTGACGTGTCGACACTGCTGCTCGACAAGACCGGCACCATCACGCTCGGCAACCGGCAGGCCGCCGAGTTCGTCCCGGTGAGCGGCACCACCGAGACCGACCTCGCCGACGCCACCCAGCTCTCCTCACTGGCCGACGAGACGCCCGAGGGCCGCTCCGTCGTCGTCCTCGCGAAGGAGAGGTACGGACTGCGCGAGCGGCACCAGGGCGAGCTGTCCGGCGCCCGGTGGATCGCCTTCACCGCCCAGACCCGTATGTCGGGCGTGGACGTCGACGGGCGCAGGATCCGCAAGGGCGCGGCCGGTTCGGTCATCGCCTGGGTGCGGGAGCGCGGCGGCACCGTCGCCGAGGACGCCGGCACCCTCGCCGACCGGATCTCCGAGGCGGGCGGCACCCCGCTGCTCGTCGCGGTGGAGGACGCCGAGGGCGCGCGGGTGCTCGGCGTCATCCATCTCAAGGACGTCGTCAAGGAAGGCATGCGGGAGCGGTTCGGCGAGCTGCGCCGCATGGGCATCAGGACCGTCATGATCACTGGTGACAACCCGCTGACGGCCAAGGCGATCGCCGAGGAGGCCGGTGTCGACGACTTCCTCGCGGAAGCCACGCCCGAGGACAAGATGGCCCTCATCAAGCGGGAACAGGCGGGCGGCAGGCTCGTGGCGATGACCGGCGACGGCACGAACGACGCACCCGCCCTCGCGCAGGCCGACGTCGGCGTGGCGATGAACACGGGCACGTCGGCCGCGAAGGAGGCCGGCAACATGGTCGACCTCGACTCGAACCCGACCAAGCTCATCGAGATCGTCGGGATCGGCAAGCAACTCCTCATCACCCGGGGCGCGTTGACGACCTTCTCGATCGCCAACGACGTCGCGAAGTACTTCGCGATCATTCCGGCGCTGTTCGCGGCGGTCTACCCGGGCCTGGACAGGCTCAACATCATGCGGCTGTCCTCGCCCGACTCCGCGATCCTCTCCGCCGTCGTCTTCAACGCGCTGATCATCGTCGTCCTCGTCCCGCTCGCCCTGCGCGGTGTGCGGTACCGGCCGATGAGCGCGGACAGGATGCTGCGCCGCAACCTCAGCGTCTACGGCCTCGGCGGACTGATCGCGCCCTTCGTCGGCATCAAGGCCATCGACCTGGTGATCTCCCTCATCCCCGGTGTGTAA
- a CDS encoding potassium-transporting ATPase subunit C gives MNNSVSNTARLLWAGLRALLVLTVVTGVLYPLAVTGVAQGIFPDRANGSEITSDGRVVGSSLIGQAYNLPLKKGQETPEPDLKWFQGRPQNGLGTNSVNTQYELILSGATNRSGDNKDLIDWVRAAKAAVIKDNSVDGYTVRPSDVPPDAVTSSGSGLDPDISPAYADLQVHRIAEKNGLPVAQVRKLVDEHSDSRTLGFIGEPTVNVLELNIALKDVVARS, from the coding sequence ATGAACAACTCGGTATCGAACACGGCCCGGTTGCTGTGGGCGGGACTGCGGGCCCTTCTCGTCCTGACGGTCGTGACGGGCGTCCTCTACCCCCTCGCCGTCACCGGAGTCGCCCAGGGGATCTTCCCGGACCGGGCGAACGGTTCGGAGATCACGTCGGACGGCAGGGTCGTGGGCTCGTCTCTGATCGGGCAGGCGTACAACCTGCCGCTGAAGAAGGGCCAGGAAACCCCGGAGCCCGACCTGAAGTGGTTCCAGGGGCGCCCGCAGAACGGTCTGGGCACCAACAGCGTCAACACCCAGTACGAACTGATCCTCTCCGGGGCCACCAACCGCTCCGGCGACAACAAGGATTTGATCGACTGGGTGCGGGCCGCCAAGGCCGCCGTCATCAAGGACAACTCCGTCGACGGCTACACGGTCAGGCCCTCGGACGTGCCCCCCGACGCGGTCACCTCGTCGGGTTCCGGTCTGGACCCGGACATCTCCCCGGCCTACGCGGACCTCCAGGTCCACCGGATCGCGGAGAAGAACGGCCTGCCCGTCGCGCAGGTGCGAAAACTGGTCGACGAGCACTCCGACAGCCGCACTCTCGGCTTCATCGGCGAGCCCACGGTCAACGTCCTCGAACTCAACATCGCGCTCAAGGACGTCGTGGCGAGGAGCTGA